The Chamaesiphon minutus PCC 6605 DNA window AAAAGCCCCGCGCACCATTGGCAGTTTTAACTAACTCGGATACAAAATCTCGAACTCCATCGGGTGTCAATTCCTGTTTTTTAAGCTGCGCCAAGAATGCTTGCGTCAGCTCGATCGCTTCATCGAATTTGATATTATGAGGAACGGGCAAGGTAGATAAAGACATGTTGTAATTAGTCGATCGTCGATCGCCGCTAGCTTGGTTCTGAGTCGCTCGGAGGAGCGGGCGTTGATTTTTGTGGGGCACAGAGTCTTAAACTGTAGATAATGGGTTAATGGGTTAGCCGACCATTATCAGCGTCTTTAATTATGTATTATTACCCAGAATCGATATGAGTCTAGATAAAAACCCGAATTCTCAACGCAAAAAATTCGGGAGTTGGATTTTAGCCGGGACTGTCTCTTTCGGAGCTTTGTTGTGTCTGATGGGGATTGCGATCTTTTTGACTTCCTGTAGTTCGGAGTTGCCTAGTGAGGCTAGCAGTAGGATCTTCAATAAGATTTCAATCGAGTATATCGGCGAATACCAACTTCCTCAAGATTTGCAGGTCAAAGACACCCCTGTCGGCGGCTTGTCAGGACTGGCTTACGATCGACAGCAAGACAGGTTTTATGCAATTTCTGACGATCGGGGGGACAAAGCTCCAGCTAGATTTTACACGCTCAAACTCGATCTCGATACCAAAAGTCCCCAAGTCAAATTCAATAAGGTAGATGTTACCGACGTCACGTTGCTGAAAAATGCCAATGGGAAAACATATCTGAAATGGGAAACCGATACCGAAGCCATTGCCTTAACCTCACAGTCATCGGTATTTATCTCTAGTGAAGGCGATCGCAGCCGCAACGTTCCGCCATTTATCAACGAATTCGATCTTAAAACTGGGCAAGTCAAACAAGCGTTACTCATTCCACAGCGGTATCTACCCGATACCGAAGCCAAACGCGGTGTGCAGAATAATCTGGCATTTGAAGGCATGACACTCAGTCCTACAGGTACTCTTCCGGCTAGCGGCGAACCAGTGCGACTATTTGCCGCCACAGAATCAGCCTTAATGCAAGATAAAATAGTACCCAAAGTTGGCGAAGATGGCAAAATTCCCGGTGCCAAAAGTCGCTGGCTGCACTATCTGCTGAGCAATCGTCCCGATGTGATTAGCGAGCACCTGTACCAGCTAGATCCGCCGCCATTAGGTGCCATCGAGCATGGTTTGCCCGAAATTGTCTCGATCGATACTAGCGGTCATTTTCTTACCCTCGAACGTTCTTTCGGTCTGACAGGCTTTAGTGCGAAAATCTTTCAAGCTACCCCCGCAGGTGCTACCGATACTAGCAAGATTGCCAGCTTCAAAGGGAATACCACCATTCAACCCATTAAAAAACAATTAGCCTTCGATCTCAAGCAACTCAATATCTACCTCGATAATCTTGAAGGGATGGCTCTCGGCTCCAAGCTTCCCGATGGCAGTCAGACATTATTGTTAGTTAGCGATAATAATTTTACCAAGCGTCAAATCACTCAGTTCTTGTTATTCAAACTCAAGCAGGGATAATCAGCTTTTAGACATTTAATCTACTGGTTGAGAAAAGGTAGCCGATCCGAGGATGGAGGCTGATGACATCTTCACGAAGAGCATTTAGTGCATGTGAGCTGAAAAGTCCAACCCATAACCGATCGACTCGATCGCATCATCGAGATCGTTGTTGCTATCGATTAGCTATCTACGATCGACTAATTATCCTGGTAATGTCTCTAACTAGTACTTAAAATGCTCGCAAAATTTAGCACCAAGACGACATTTTGTAAAATTGCCTGTCTGCTAGATTTTGAGAGCATTTACAGTTGATGGTAGCTGATTTCATCGCTATGAATAAATCTATCTACCGCTAAATCCTTACCACCCCGATTGGCTAATCGGCGAGTTTCGATCGACATCCAGAGCTACCAATACATCGATCGATTGAGTAATAGCTAGACTCTTTAGGATGTCGATATCGCTCGTCCTGAATTAAATGGATCTGCCTAGATCCATTTAATTATCCTGAATTAAATGGATGTGCTTGTAGCCTAGCTTAATTGTAAAGGTATCGCCTTCCTTGAGACCCATGCCTTTGGTATAAGCAGAACCGATCAGCAACTGACCATTTTTGTGAACGGTTGCTTTATAAGTGGCAACTTTGCCGCGACTATCTCTACTAGTTTCGTCTAATTTGACACCTTTAGCAGCTAGTACCGCATCATAAAAACCAGATAGATCGGTACGGACACCGCCCGATGCTGAAGTTTTTACATAGCCACATTGTTTGGCAGTTTCCCGCTTTGCTAGATGGCCGAGTTCTTTGACTCTTTGGAGTAAAGCCTTACCAGTGAGCGGAGTTTGGGCAGATTCGACTTCAGTTGGAGCTGCGATCGTTGCGGCCACTTTTGCCGATTTTTCGGCTTTTGGGGCTGGTGTAGCTGTCTCGGTTGCGGCGTTTTTACGAGCTTTGGGAGCAGATTCTAATTTAGTTTTAGCCATGATTGAATCAGTTGGATATTAGTTTCATT harbors:
- a CDS encoding esterase-like activity of phytase family protein, which encodes MSLDKNPNSQRKKFGSWILAGTVSFGALLCLMGIAIFLTSCSSELPSEASSRIFNKISIEYIGEYQLPQDLQVKDTPVGGLSGLAYDRQQDRFYAISDDRGDKAPARFYTLKLDLDTKSPQVKFNKVDVTDVTLLKNANGKTYLKWETDTEAIALTSQSSVFISSEGDRSRNVPPFINEFDLKTGQVKQALLIPQRYLPDTEAKRGVQNNLAFEGMTLSPTGTLPASGEPVRLFAATESALMQDKIVPKVGEDGKIPGAKSRWLHYLLSNRPDVISEHLYQLDPPPLGAIEHGLPEIVSIDTSGHFLTLERSFGLTGFSAKIFQATPAGATDTSKIASFKGNTTIQPIKKQLAFDLKQLNIYLDNLEGMALGSKLPDGSQTLLLVSDNNFTKRQITQFLLFKLKQG
- a CDS encoding AbrB family transcriptional regulator gives rise to the protein MAKTKLESAPKARKNAATETATPAPKAEKSAKVAATIAAPTEVESAQTPLTGKALLQRVKELGHLAKRETAKQCGYVKTSASGGVRTDLSGFYDAVLAAKGVKLDETSRDSRGKVATYKATVHKNGQLLIGSAYTKGMGLKEGDTFTIKLGYKHIHLIQDN